The following are encoded together in the Streptomyces sp. NBC_00358 genome:
- a CDS encoding DUF1015 domain-containing protein: MNYAGPEEETPAGSGLELTPFRGLRYDPDRVGSLAAVTSPPYDVIVRPDGLLELESADPYNIVRLILPQDGTPAARNQQAADTLRHWLSEGILAADPEPGLYVYEQRDGDLLQRGVIGNLRLSEPSDGVVLPHEDVMPHVIADRAALMRATSANLEPLLLTYRGNGSGAGTAAVIERTVARTPLLSTTTEDGISHRLWAVTDPAELAEIRTDLGRHQALIADGHHRWATYLRLRAEHPSPSPWDYGLVLLVDTGRYPLRVRAIHRLLHRLPVAEALAGLGDSFRVRHLDVPLAEALGALSEAASEGNAFLLAGDGSFHLVDRPSPDLLARTVPADRPEAWRTLDATVLHAVLLDHVWGIPEDSPAHIAYIHDTSATVEKAEQDGGTAVLMHPVHEEVVRDLARQGVTMPRKSTSFGPKPASGLVLRALAP, encoded by the coding sequence ATGAACTATGCAGGTCCCGAGGAGGAAACACCGGCAGGGAGCGGCCTCGAACTCACCCCGTTCCGAGGCCTGCGCTACGACCCCGACCGGGTCGGCAGCCTGGCCGCCGTGACATCCCCGCCGTACGACGTCATCGTCCGGCCCGACGGACTGCTCGAACTCGAATCCGCCGACCCGTACAACATCGTCCGGCTGATCCTCCCGCAGGACGGCACTCCCGCCGCCCGCAACCAGCAGGCCGCCGACACGCTGCGCCACTGGCTGTCGGAGGGCATCCTGGCAGCCGATCCCGAGCCGGGCCTGTACGTGTACGAGCAACGCGACGGCGACCTGCTGCAGCGGGGCGTGATCGGCAACCTGCGCCTGTCGGAGCCGTCCGACGGCGTCGTCCTCCCGCACGAGGACGTGATGCCGCACGTCATCGCCGACCGCGCGGCCCTGATGCGCGCCACCTCGGCCAACCTCGAACCCCTGCTGCTGACCTATCGCGGCAACGGCTCCGGGGCCGGCACGGCCGCCGTCATCGAACGCACCGTCGCCCGGACACCGCTGCTGTCCACCACCACGGAGGACGGCATCAGCCACCGCCTGTGGGCGGTCACCGACCCGGCGGAGCTCGCGGAGATCCGGACGGATCTCGGCCGGCACCAGGCCCTGATCGCCGACGGCCATCACCGCTGGGCGACCTATCTGCGTCTACGCGCGGAGCACCCCTCGCCGAGCCCCTGGGACTACGGTCTGGTCCTTCTGGTGGACACGGGCCGCTATCCGCTGCGCGTCCGGGCCATCCACCGCCTGCTGCACCGCCTGCCGGTCGCCGAGGCACTGGCCGGCCTGGGCGACTCCTTCCGCGTACGTCACCTCGACGTGCCCCTCGCCGAGGCGCTGGGTGCACTGTCCGAGGCGGCCTCCGAGGGGAACGCCTTCCTCCTCGCCGGCGACGGCTCCTTCCACCTCGTCGACCGCCCGTCGCCGGACCTTCTCGCCCGTACGGTCCCGGCCGACCGGCCGGAGGCCTGGCGCACGCTGGACGCCACGGTCCTGCACGCCGTACTCCTCGACCATGTGTGGGGCATCCCGGAGGACTCCCCCGCGCACATCGCGTACATCCACGACACGAGTGCCACGGTCGAGAAGGCGGAACAGGACGGAGGCACGGCCGTCCTGATGCACCCGGTCCACGAGGAGGTCGTACGCGATCTCGCCCGCCAGGGGGTCACGATGCCGCGCAAGTCGACGTCCTTCGGCCCGAAGCCGGCGTCGGGTCTGGTCCTGCGGGCGCTCGCCCCCTGA
- a CDS encoding HAD hydrolase-like protein, with the protein MSQTVRTRPEGSGQALSEAYDTALLDLDGVVYAGGLAIAHAVESLGTASKGGMHLAYVTNNALRTPDAVAEHLTELGIPTEASDVITSAQAVARLISEQVPAGARVLVIGGDGLRVALRERGLEPVDSAEDEPVAVVQGYGGPDLTWSRFAEACYAIARGVPWFASNTDLTIPGARGIAPGNGAAVEVVRIATGAEPQVAGKPLPPMHRETILRTGAKRPLVVGDRLDTDIEGAFNGEVDSLLVLTGVTDGAQLLAAPPQHRPTYVDADLRGMLTGQPEVVEAGDGFRCGGWTATAGSGELELTGEGEALDGLRALCAAAWTAAGEGGCELDGGKALARLGL; encoded by the coding sequence ATGAGCCAGACCGTCAGGACGCGGCCCGAAGGCAGTGGCCAGGCCCTGAGCGAGGCGTACGACACGGCGCTGCTGGATCTGGACGGAGTGGTGTACGCGGGCGGTCTCGCCATCGCGCATGCCGTGGAGTCCCTCGGGACGGCGAGCAAGGGCGGCATGCACCTCGCGTACGTCACCAACAACGCGCTGCGCACTCCGGACGCCGTCGCCGAGCACCTCACGGAGCTGGGCATACCGACGGAGGCCTCGGACGTCATCACCTCGGCGCAGGCCGTGGCCCGGCTCATCAGCGAGCAGGTGCCCGCGGGGGCGCGGGTGCTGGTCATCGGGGGTGACGGGCTGCGGGTCGCGCTCCGTGAGCGCGGGCTGGAGCCGGTCGACTCCGCGGAGGACGAGCCCGTCGCGGTCGTTCAGGGGTACGGCGGTCCCGATCTGACCTGGTCGCGCTTCGCGGAGGCCTGCTACGCCATCGCGCGCGGTGTGCCCTGGTTCGCCTCCAACACCGATCTGACGATTCCGGGCGCACGCGGGATCGCGCCGGGCAACGGCGCGGCGGTCGAGGTCGTCCGCATCGCCACGGGCGCCGAGCCGCAGGTGGCGGGCAAGCCACTGCCCCCGATGCACCGAGAGACGATTCTGCGGACCGGGGCGAAGCGGCCGCTGGTGGTCGGTGACCGGCTGGACACGGACATCGAGGGCGCGTTCAACGGCGAGGTGGACTCGCTGCTCGTCCTCACCGGCGTGACGGACGGGGCGCAGCTCCTCGCCGCTCCGCCGCAGCACCGGCCGACGTATGTCGACGCCGATCTGCGCGGGATGCTCACCGGTCAGCCGGAGGTCGTCGAGGCCGGCGACGGGTTCCGCTGCGGGGGCTGGACGGCGACGGCCGGAAGCGGGGAGCTCGAACTGACGGGCGAGGGCGAGGCCCTCGACGGTCTGCGGGCCCTGTGTGCCGCCGCCTGGACGGCCGCCGGAGAAGGCGGTTGCGAGCTGGACGGGGGCAAGGCGCTGGCGCGCCTGGGGCTGTAG